ACTATCAAATACCTCTTCTGTTGAGCACCTCGAAGGGATTTACATCCCAATTGCTTAATTTTATATTTACAAATACTCTCAATACATATGGAGGGGATCCCTACAACACAAATGCTTCAATTGCGATATATGACACAAATTGCAATCCTATCCCATTTTGGATTGAATATTGGGATCCAGTCAGTGAAACTGCCCTCATATGGATACGTGCTTCTATTCCTGCTGGAGGTCAGTTGAAAATAGAGCTGTATTTTGGCAATGAAACATCACCAACAAAGGGAGATGGGGATAGTGTTTTTGAGTTTTTTGATGACTTCAGTAGACCTTGGACCAACAAGTGGGTTGCAGTATCAAGAAATCAACCATATTCTCAGGCAAATGGAGAACTAACAATAAACGGTGGAAATAGCATATTTGCATTGAGAACCCAGCTGGCATTGGGATTGTATGGGGGATTTGCAGTTAGGTTTAGAATGAAAGCAGAGGGAGAATATGCAGACTGGGATGCGGGAATTGGCGTACAAGATTACGATGGAAATGTTCTTTTGTTTACAGATGACACGACTAATAGTGGAGATGGATTGGCCATTCATAGACCTTGGTGGAATTTTGAATCTTACACAATAGGGAGGTATCCCATAAGTACGTATCATGTATACGAGGCATTATTGAAACCGTATCTTGTATATTACAAAGACGCCAAATTTAATGATGTAACTGATTCCAGGTCCAATGACGACTTGGGGAGTAGGTACTGGGTGGAACCTTTAAACTATTTGTATCTTGTAATTGACAGTGAAAGAACTTGGAGACGGGCAACTTATGACTTTATTGCAATTAGGAAGTATACCATTGATTCAACCCTTCTGGAAGATCCATTTAATGGCATAACTTTTTACTGGTCTACAACATCTCTTGCGGACTTGGTGGAGACAAAACCCTCATCCACAACAACGGCTACAACAATATCAAGTGCAAGAGCATATGATGTCCAACCTTTTATAGACTGTATTATGGATCAGCGATATTTTGGTATTTACAATGCCCCATCTTTCTTTGAAAGACTCGAGGGAAGCACAATTAATCATGCCGCATATGAAGCCTTAGCTCACCAGCTACAGGATGAGCTTGGGGTTAAGTATGGGAGTCAGTATTACCCAATTGGATTAGTCAGTTTCATGATACCAGATCCTACATATGATCAGAAGCTCTTTGATCTCTTCAATACCCTGGGACTCTCTATAGAGGAAGGGCAAACGAGCTTTGACTATTATTTCCTCAAGTATTACTTCAAAGGAGGAGCAAAAGTAACTGGTTATAGGATGTGGGGAGTTTCCCAAGGAGTTACTTCTCAGGGAGATTTTAGCAGTGTGCCATTTTTCATAGATAATCAAACAGCTGTAGCCATATTTGGAGTCCAGGGGGCTCAGGATTTACTTCAGAGGTGAAATCAAATGAATCTTGAAGAGTTATTCTATAGAGTGGGCGAGTTTGTAGAATCAGCATGGGAAAAGATAAGAGACTTCATAAATCCAAAACCTCAAGAGGAGCCTCCAGCCTTTAAACTTTTGGGAAGAGTTGTAAAGAGGAAAGTTACAGTTCACGAATTGTTAGTTCTAAAACTTCAGTTGACTTTTCTGTTCTATCTGTTCTTAGCTCTGCTAATTGTGGTTTTTCTGCCAAATGAGTTATATTTAGTTATTTTGACGGTGGTATATTTTGTATATCTAAGAGCAATATTCCGCAAATATAGAGAGTTTTTTATTGAATATAAGCCGTATCAGGTATTTTATTATTCCATTAGCGTCATAGGATTCTTTGCATTTTTTGGGTATGTGCTTTTGAAGAGATTTTCTTTAGACATTCGTTATTCGTTGGGCTACCTTGTCTTTGTTTTTGTTGCAGTTCTAATGTTTAGATTTTATTTCAAATCAAAATACGGCAGGGATTGGACCTATGGTGTTATAGAGGATATTAAAGAAAATGTTGTGAAAATTAGTGTTCATGATGACATCAGAGCAAACGTTAAGCCCGGAGAATACTGGGTTGATAAAGTACCTGATGTTGAAATCGGAAGAATTGTGAAAGTTTTAGTTGAGGAAAGGACATTTAGGGGAGCAGTACCAATAAAGATAATTGAAGTTTATTTAAGCGACCACCCTTCATCATCAAAAGCCTCAACAGAAGCAAAAGAAGACAGGGAAAGCAACAAAAGCTTGTAAATTCCGGTCCAAGGCTGCTTCTTATAAGTTTTTACAGAGAGCCATTCATTTTCCTTAATTCTCATTAATTCTACGGAATCAGTTGGAGGAGTTATTAGTATCTCTTCATTTTTTTCGTATAATGTAAAGCCAAGTTCTTCTAAAATCTGTCTTATCACTTCTATGGCTTTTCTTCTGTCTTTAAACGTTATTTTGTAGTAGATGGTATAACCCATTTTAAACCCTCATTAGTACTCTTAAAAAAAGTAAGAATAGAAACCTTAAAAAGTTTTCTATTTTACTATTGTAGATTAAAAAGAAAATTAAAGTTCGCCACAAAGCTCAGCAAAGTTTCTATATATTTCACTTCCTTTTTCTGTGTGTGCAACTTCAGGATGGAACTGAACCCCATATATAAGTAATCTTTTGTGCTTCATTGCCTCAACTTCACAGAACTCGCTCCTTGCTAAAAGCTCAAAATCCTTTGGCAGTCTTTTTACCTCATCCATATGACTTTCCCAGACATTTAAACGTCTCGGTAAACCCTTAAAGATGTCATTTTCCTCTAAGATCTCGACCTCAACTAAGCTGTATTCTGCTTTTTCTCCTCTCCCGACTTTTCCGCCAAAATATTTTGCTATTAGCTGGTGGCCGAGGCAAATTCCCAAAATGGGAACATTGAAGTCTTCATAATTTTTGAGTATAGCTTCACAATTACCTGTTCTTTCTAAGCTTGGTCCTCCTGAAAAAATTATCCCCCTTGGTTTCATTGCCTTAATTTCCTCAAGAGGGGTTGTATTTGGTATTATCCTCGCCTCAACGCCTAAATACCGTAAAGTCCTCCAAATTCTGTGAACGTATTGTCCGTGGTTGTCCATTATGATTATCATCTTCACTCCCTCACTCAAACTCTATCGTCGCAGGAGGCTTGTTCGTTATATCATAGAGAACTCTACCCACTTGGGAGATTTCGCTTGTAATCCTAAAGGCTATCCTCTGCAGAACTTCCCAGGGAACGTTCATCGCGTTTGCAGTCATCCCATCTAAGCTCTCAACGATTCTAACGGCTATTGTCTCTTTGTAAGCCCTTATATCACCCTGAACTCCGACAGTCTTTACATTTAAGAGCACGGCAAAAGCCTGCCAAGGCTTTAAGCCAGCTTTTTCAATTTCCTCTTCAACTATTGCGTTTGCCTCTCTAACAATAGCGACTTTTTCGGGGGTTACTTCACCTAAAACCCTAACAGCCAGTCCCGGCCCTGGAAAAGGCATCCTATTATAGATTTTCTCTGGCAATCCAAGTTCTTTGGCGACTTCTCTAACCTCATCTTTG
Above is a genomic segment from Thermococcus sp. SY098 containing:
- a CDS encoding DUF2341 domain-containing protein gives rise to the protein MKRRGFFLNSAVLLLLIPLLLLLATYEDVSSQVIQAQSVRTQAERTYRVASFLELDFQKALEISGKRAIITIIDYVSVTGNFVSPTYMVNNTIRDLILEGTSPSLIGYDPNRVMRGQSLRRWLLNISADLRDQGFNISPSIDEILNSMEITVAPLDSFRVVIKARIPNITIRDVSGRIVYTGAIPSNGGYIYSIVDIQNLEDPIFSAMTGGRYYRSIRACPYSFPELLDKPIKVLEGNGSSTVNPFVEEFSRTVDPDRIYFGDYYPGTGAAAYVLLNDPEQNVTEPIVFNTTLNGRRTSPLEVFNEGDMGVLVFGNVSGAGGTGTATGWCSILNYRLNLTIQNNVGVDLVDYQIPLLLSTSKGFTSQLLNFIFTNTLNTYGGDPYNTNASIAIYDTNCNPIPFWIEYWDPVSETALIWIRASIPAGGQLKIELYFGNETSPTKGDGDSVFEFFDDFSRPWTNKWVAVSRNQPYSQANGELTINGGNSIFALRTQLALGLYGGFAVRFRMKAEGEYADWDAGIGVQDYDGNVLLFTDDTTNSGDGLAIHRPWWNFESYTIGRYPISTYHVYEALLKPYLVYYKDAKFNDVTDSRSNDDLGSRYWVEPLNYLYLVIDSERTWRRATYDFIAIRKYTIDSTLLEDPFNGITFYWSTTSLADLVETKPSSTTTATTISSARAYDVQPFIDCIMDQRYFGIYNAPSFFERLEGSTINHAAYEALAHQLQDELGVKYGSQYYPIGLVSFMIPDPTYDQKLFDLFNTLGLSIEEGQTSFDYYFLKYYFKGGAKVTGYRMWGVSQGVTSQGDFSSVPFFIDNQTAVAIFGVQGAQDLLQR
- a CDS encoding DUF2101 family protein, which codes for MNLEELFYRVGEFVESAWEKIRDFINPKPQEEPPAFKLLGRVVKRKVTVHELLVLKLQLTFLFYLFLALLIVVFLPNELYLVILTVVYFVYLRAIFRKYREFFIEYKPYQVFYYSISVIGFFAFFGYVLLKRFSLDIRYSLGYLVFVFVAVLMFRFYFKSKYGRDWTYGVIEDIKENVVKISVHDDIRANVKPGEYWVDKVPDVEIGRIVKVLVEERTFRGAVPIKIIEVYLSDHPSSSKASTEAKEDRESNKSL
- a CDS encoding GMP synthase subunit A → MIIIMDNHGQYVHRIWRTLRYLGVEARIIPNTTPLEEIKAMKPRGIIFSGGPSLERTGNCEAILKNYEDFNVPILGICLGHQLIAKYFGGKVGRGEKAEYSLVEVEILEENDIFKGLPRRLNVWESHMDEVKRLPKDFELLARSEFCEVEAMKHKRLLIYGVQFHPEVAHTEKGSEIYRNFAELCGEL